Genomic segment of Pochonia chlamydosporia 170 chromosome 1, whole genome shotgun sequence:
TTACGTACCGAAGAGCAGGTAATCTTCCGAAAAACGTGACAAAAACTCCGAAACTCACGACGAAAATAAACGTCAACGCCCATTTGAGGGAGACCATTGTGACCGAGGGAGCCGGCCGGGCGTGTCACCGAGGCACAGAGCAGTTGAGGGTCTGAAGCTGCCCGTTACGAGGCGAAGAATGAGACAAACAGGCACCCGGACTTGACGGCGTGTCATTGCATCTCGTCGCGAATCAGGAAAGAAGCCCCAGTCTCATGCGTAAGATGTCTGATGCAGTGAAGCTCCGTAAAAGAAGCCGCATGAGTCTGTTTGGTCTGGCTTTGATCAGATCTGGCTGGGTCTGATGCTTGTGCTCGTGGTTCCTGTGGCTGAGCAAAGGGCAGCAGGcggatcaattgatcactGACGTTTCTCCCGACCTCCACTAAACCCAACTGGACATGCGCTAAAGAGTTTCCTTGCTCCAGTCAACAAACGGACAGCAGACACTAAGACGCCTCCACGTGATCGCGCGACCTCATCACGCGTCCATCGACTTGGACTGTCGACATGCCCACGAGACTCATCTATAACAGGCGGACGAAGCTGGAATGATATATAAGTCAATCTTCGATACTTGCGCCAGCGTTATGATGGAAGACCGCACTCCTCAAGTTTGACGTCGCAGCGACTTCTTTAATCTGTGCACGCTAACTAGCTCCGCAAGCTTACCCGTCGATAGAGCTTGACACAACAGACGCGTATACTGGACGACACTACGGTGCcgcaattttttttttggcaagATGACCGGAGGAGTCACGTACGACAGCGTGGAAAGCGCTGTGGGAGGAAACATTTTCAAGGACATGGTATTTTGGGTCGCTCAGAGAGTGCCTATACGGAATGAAATTCTCAAGCACATCAAGGTGAGCATACAACCTTTGCAAGGACTGGAAACAAACTTATGTCATCTAACCAGCATATAGAATAATGGTGGCAAAGTTGTGCCTTTGGAAAAGGACGCGCATTTGCTCATTGCAGACCATCTAAGAAAAGATGCTCATCCAGACTCCTACTCATGGCAATATATCACCGACTCTATAGAACACGGCGTCGCTCAGTTGACGGACCGCTATCGCATATTCGGACACCCGGAAACAGGAACATCTCGTCCTGGTACAAGCGCACCTACAAAGCATACACGGACCCCATTCTCAGCTGCTGACGATGCTGCTCTCGCAAACTGGGTTCTGTCTCACTCTAAAGATCGGACAGGGAACAAGATCTTTCAAGAATTTGCTGAGACTGTAAGCTCATATCCTTACTTTTTTTCcccttctcttttcttctgtGATGAGAACAGTCATGCTGACAAGACGAAGCATTCCTGGCATACTTGGCAATCGTGGAGGAATAGATTTATCAAGAACTTGGCCATCCGGCCATTAAGTGATCTTGAGAAGCTGGCCATGTCCGCAGCAGACTTGGCTGTGCAAACTACAGAGACTCATACGAGGCCAGCATCAAATCACGCGACTCCCAAACAACAAAATATTACACCCACAAAGGCAGCACGAACACCTAAGAAGACACCAACCAAACAGCCCAGTCGTACCCCCCAACGGGATGCCATTGCGTCTCCTTCAACTAGTCCTGACGCTACCAGAGACAAGATCACAACTAGGTCTGCgacaagacaaggacaacaatCCGAGCCAATGCCAACGTCACCGACCAAGTCCAGCGAcagtgaagatgatgatgaagtcagAATGATCCGTGGCTTTTACGCCGATTTAACTGAATTCGTTGATGCGACTGGGGCCGATATCGACGCAGAACCTTGTATTGATGGCAAGATCGTCGATCTATACGAGCTGGGTAAAGCTGTTGGAAAACAAAAGGTGCCTCTGGAAGAAGTGGACTGGATGAAGGCGGCAGAGGACCTAGAGTTCGACTGGGTGGAAACCCCTACGGTTACGGCAGAATTACGGCAGTGTTATGAAGATAACCTCGCAGCCTTTTTTGAAGCAATGTCCAGCTTTTCGTCCCATCCTGACGGAGAACATGAGGACGAGCAACGTTCTGGCCCATTGTCTCCCGAAAGTGACCTTCCTTCCTCACCTCCCGTTCGACAAAGCAACCAAAAAAGACACCTAGACGACCACCATTTTCCCTTGGGACGGAACACGACAAAACGCAGACGCCTGAGTCGCAATGCGGAAATTCCGTCAACGCCGGAGGAAAGGATTGGTGTCTTGACGACACAATCGCCTAGTGTAGTGAAGGCTATTCAACTACAACAGGCACATGGCTCATCTAATAGAATCGCAGCATCCTTAAAGCTACCTGACGCtattgacgacgaagaagaagaagagggtgAAGTTGTGTTTGAGACGCAAGTCAGACAAATTCCGCGAATGGACACTCAGCAAAGCGTCGTCGATGTGACGCCCTCGCAACAGCTGCACTCTGAGGCTCTCGATGCGAGCCCAGTTCCGCTAAATTTGAAAAAGGGTCGTGGCGACACAGTGGAACAGCAGGCTTTGGACTCGGAACTTCCAAAGTCAACAAATACACCCGgcacaaaggcaaagacaacaagCAGGGCACCCAAAAGGTCACTGCCTGCCTCATTTGCGCCAGTTCCTGGCCGCTTTTCACCCCAGCAAGCTGAAGAAAGAGCCCGACGGCCATCTGCGCCAGTACGAATAGATCCAGATGAGGAAGGGTATAGCCAAGACATTCGCGACTGCACCGAATACTACGAGTCTCTCGGCTACTCACGCCCTATTGTGATTGAGGCCCTTATGCGCACCACCATGACGCCGGGCTGGCCGACCAGCTTATTACTGGAGAAGCTACAGAACAAAGAAGGCGTGCCCACAAACTATGAAGGCATATGGACTGATCGCGACGACAAGAGCCTGCAATACGCAGACAAAATCAAGGCCCACGAGTCCACTGCCAGTACGCGAGAACGGaacaaggcgaagaaggaaCTTGATAGAATTGTGCACAAACACACCCAGGAGGCGGTTGATTTACGACGGAAGTTCTTGCAGGCGCAGGCTGATATGGAGACAAGGTGAAGCGGGTTCTATATGGTTTAGGCTTACAAGCCACTTGTTATGACTTATGATTGCATTAGACGGGCTGGGCGTTGATACTTGGTTGTTCACGAATACGCACACATGTGGGAGCAGTACACGCAACTGCGGAAGTCAATGATAGATACCCCGTTATATTTCTCTCGGTATGATGATGCTATTGTTAttctctttttgtttccatcCTATGCCTCGTACATCAATAGACTTCATAATAAACATCCTCATGCCCACAACTCATCCCTCACGCAGACCGATACGGGCCATAGTGCCAACCCTCCCTCGCCATATCTCCCCTAACCTTATACACACTCTCCGCCATATCCAACACTCCCATATCAACCTCAAAAACGCCCATCTCCTCCGCCGGTCCCATCGACTCCCCGCCACCCAGTCTTCCCACAATCGGCAACGTAACCTGGCTCACACCACAAAACGTATTCCCCCTCCCATCCTTGCCGTCCTTGCTCCCCTTTGGCGCCCCGGCATTCACAtacaccaccgccgccgtaTTCTCAAACGCCCTCGCAACACAAACATTATCCAAAAACAACTTCTCAGAATCCGGGTTCAAATCCGACCCCTCGCCCCCATCGTCCGCCAGCCAAAACGACGGACTGACAATCATCCTCGCCCCATCCGCCACAAGCGCCTTGAACGCCTCCGGAAACGCGACGTCCCAGCAGATCAGCATGCCCATTCTCCCCCAGGGCGTGTCGAACGCCGTGTGCGGGGTTTCAATGTCCGCCGCGAGGTGCGGCCGCTCAGGGTGCCAGAGGTTCTTCTTTTGATAGCGGCCGAGGATGGCGCCATCCGGGCCAATGAAGTAGGCGACGTTGGCTAGCCCGCTGCCGGAGGAGGTTTCAGGCTCGAGAAGAGTCCCTGGGACGATGGTAATGTTGAGTTCCTTGGCGAGGGCGCGGTATTTCTCTAGGTAGGGTGCTGATTGGGTTGCTGTTGAGGTGAACTCGGCGGCGTCGGGGACCCAGCCTGCGAGGTGGTACTCTGGGAGGACGGCGAGGTTGGCTCCCTGGGAGGCGGCATCGCGGATGTATGCTTCTGCGCGGGCAAAGTTGTTTGCTGGTGCTAGGGGCTAATTCAAGGGTTAGTTTATATGAGTAGGAATGCTGGGTGATGAGATGAAGGGTGAGTTGCCAGTATGATGTAGTGGTCAGTGCCATTGTCTAGACTCAGCACAAGCAACCACCCATCATTGACCAAACCCGTAGTTTACGTACCTCTGAATATAGCTGTATAGCAGCAACTTTAATTCTTGCAGCCATTTTCACTGACTTGTGACTTTTACATGAATTACCGATTAATGGTTGAAGTGAAGAAACAAAGATATCCGACTTCGGTCGAACCGCATCTTTTTGCTTTGTCATGTCTGTTTTAGTTTGTCATAGCTGGGTCCCTCGGACGCCGAccctacggagtacggcaCTTGGATCAACGAATTAACCAGATTACTCCACTAATGGATGGTTAAAATAGGAAATTCCCCAACcattgtattgtattgtattcCCTGATCAGCCGTGCTAATAGTTAGTGTAAGCCCGTATCTTGCCGATGTCAAACGGCTCAAACATCCGCAAGCCAGCACTGGATAACTGTTCCAAGATGATTCGGTCCACTGTCACCCCAAATGCCGTACCCACCAAATAAAACCAGTAACACCAATATCTTTAACCCGCAAACCCAGTTGGTCTTATATTCCTGGCGCTAGTTTGCCCGCAAACAGTATTGTAGGACCAGAAGAACCCATTTCACCCCATACTTGCGCTCAAATCCCAATGTCGATGTTATTGACGCTGCAATCAATGAATAACACTACCCGAGGTGTTATTCGAATAGCCCTTGCCGGAAATGACAGGTCCCAATAGCAACAAGTGTTCCTAAATCTTGCTCCCGTGAATGTTTGCAAGCGACATGAAGAATCCCGCAATCTCTCCTAATCACCTGTTAGCTAACCTTCCATGAATTACAGTTCAGCACTTACCAACGCCTAAAAGTAGCATATTTCGCGTGATCGAAGGCTGAAGGCCGTAGGATCCAATATACAGTGATGCAGCTGGGCATATTATATAAggccaccaaccagaccagccgAGCTCCAAGAAAGATGCCTGAAGATTACTCATATAAAAGGAAACCGCTTCAAGTGACGACAAAATATGGTAGGTCTCATTGTTCAGCAGCGTAAGCATTTCA
This window contains:
- a CDS encoding nitrilase/cyanide hydratase and apolipoprotein N-acyltransferase (similar to Metarhizium robertsii ARSEF 23 XP_007818263.1), producing the protein MAARIKVAAIQLYSEPLAPANNFARAEAYIRDAASQGANLAVLPEYHLAGWVPDAAEFTSTATQSAPYLEKYRALAKELNITIVPGTLLEPETSSGSGLANVAYFIGPDGAILGRYQKKNLWHPERPHLAADIETPHTAFDTPWGRMGMLICWDVAFPEAFKALVADGARMIVSPSFWLADDGGEGSDLNPDSEKLFLDNVCVARAFENTAAVVYVNAGAPKGSKDGKDGRGNTFCGVSQVTLPIVGRLGGGESMGPAEEMGVFEVDMGVLDMAESVYKVRGDMAREGWHYGPYRSA
- a CDS encoding transcription factor Rap1 (similar to Metarhizium acridum CQMa 102 XP_007809074.1), yielding MTGGVTYDSVESAVGGNIFKDMVFWVAQRVPIRNEILKHIKNNGGKVVPLEKDAHLLIADHLRKDAHPDSYSWQYITDSIEHGVAQLTDRYRIFGHPETGTSRPGTSAPTKHTRTPFSAADDAALANWVLSHSKDRTGNKIFQEFAETHSWHTWQSWRNRFIKNLAIRPLSDLEKLAMSAADLAVQTTETHTRPASNHATPKQQNITPTKAARTPKKTPTKQPSRTPQRDAIASPSTSPDATRDKITTRSATRQGQQSEPMPTSPTKSSDSEDDDEVRMIRGFYADLTEFVDATGADIDAEPCIDGKIVDLYELGKAVGKQKVPLEEVDWMKAAEDLEFDWVETPTVTAELRQCYEDNLAAFFEAMSSFSSHPDGEHEDEQRSGPLSPESDLPSSPPVRQSNQKRHLDDHHFPLGRNTTKRRRLSRNAEIPSTPEERIGVLTTQSPSVVKAIQLQQAHGSSNRIAASLKLPDAIDDEEEEEGEVVFETQVRQIPRMDTQQSVVDVTPSQQLHSEALDASPVPLNLKKGRGDTVEQQALDSELPKSTNTPGTKAKTTSRAPKRSLPASFAPVPGRFSPQQAEERARRPSAPVRIDPDEEGYSQDIRDCTEYYESLGYSRPIVIEALMRTTMTPGWPTSLLLEKLQNKEGVPTNYEGIWTDRDDKSLQYADKIKAHESTASTRERNKAKKELDRIVHKHTQEAVDLRRKFLQAQADMETR